The segment CGCCACCAGGGAGGTGTCCACCTTCGCCGCTCCGCTTGCGAGAATCAGCAGCGGAGCGCCGTCGAGCTCGAAGACCAGGCTGTTGGCGATCGCTGCGAGGTCGCATCCCAACAAGGAAGCTGCCGCGACTGCCGTGGGGACTTCGTCGTCGAAGGTGCACACCGTGTCTTGGGCGCCGGCCGCCGTCAGGGCCAATTTAACCTTCAGGACCGGGGTGGGGACCATCTTAGTAGCCTTGGGCATCCAGGATCGCGTCTTCCTCTTCTTCGGCTGTTGGCCGCTTTGACTTCCGAGGCGCAGGTGCGGTGCGGCGGGGCAACGCACTGATTTCTTCGTCCTCATCCTCGGCATCAATCTGCGCATTGCGGGCCTGTTGCCTGGCCGCATAAGCGAAACCGACGAACATCAGCACGCCGAACGCAAACCACTGCAGGGAATAGGACAAGTGCGTGCCCTCATCCGTGGCCGGCTTGGGGAACGGTGCGGGCATCGACTGGACGGCGGGGGACTCAGTGGCGAGTTGCCCGTAGGCGCCGGTCAGTATGGGGTATCCGAGTTCCGTGGCGAAGGAAGGGAGATCGATCGAGGCCAGCTGGCCATCCACGGCGCCGCGACCCAGGTCCGGTTCGGAGGCTTTCAAGCGCGCGACGACGGTGACCTCACCGGCCGGGGGGGCCGGGATGCTGTCTGGGTGGCCGGGAGTATTGTTCCCGATAGGCAACCAGCCGCGGTCCACCACGACGGCTTCGCCGCTCGACAAGCGGAACGGCACCACTACTTCGTAGCCAGGCTGGCCGTTGAGGGGACGGTTGCGGACGACGCGTTGGCCGGAAGTGTCATAGCGTCCATGCAATTCCACCTGTGTCCATTCCCGCTCGGGATTCAGGGACTGGAACTCTGCTTTGGCGGCAGAAAAGGGAATCGGAGTGGCCGAATAGTTCGTCACAACCCGGTTGATCTCCGCCAACGTCTCCGCCCTGCGATCCATTTGCCAGCGGCCGAGGAAAACGCAGCCCGCAGCGAAGATCACCGCCAGAACGAAGTAGCCCAGCCATTTGCTGGAAAAGAGAAAGCGGTACATTCAGCGGACCTCGCCTGGGTCGGTGGTGGTGCCGGGATCGAAAGGTATTGTCCCTTTCCACAGGCCGCGGGTCTGGAGGTAGTCCTCCAGCCATTCCCGGTGCTCCTGGCAGGACAGCCACACCTTGCGGCGCTCGGGGGTATGGATGCGGGGGTTGTTCCACAAGAGTTGCCACGTTGCTTCGGCGCGGCAGGCCTTGCGGGAGCACACCGCCGGGGGCGACGGACGATGACCGGCATCGTATTGGTTCTCCAGGCCGGCGCCGCCCGTTGTGAAGATATTCATGAAGCCGCCTGTTCTTCCCCGCTGTGCGGAGAATTCACCGCATCGCTCCCCTGGATATCGTCAGCTTCCGTGCCGGAACCGTCCTGGCGGGGCGCGTCGTCGTCAATAAGTTCGCCCTCCAAGACCGTGGCGGAGGCCGTGGGGCCTTCCGCTTCCCCGGAGGGGGACGCTTCCAGTTCGACGGCCGGAACGTAGTCCAGCAGGGCATCGCTGTGGACTTCGGCTTTGTCGCTGCCATTGGCAATCACCACGGCAATCCAGGGGAGGAATACGGCCCCGGCGACGGCGATGATCTTGAACCAGCCATCAACCACGAAGATGAGGATGAGGCATACCAAGCGGATACCCATGGCCACGGCGTACTTGATCATCCGTTCACGCATGTCGTCCGAATGGGCGGCAGCTGCATCGGTAATGCTGTGCACCACAGGGTCACCTGAGACGGCGTCCGGGTCTCCGGGCGCCTGCTGCAGGGGACTGTTATCTTTTGTCACGGCTGATTCATCACGCTCCAACGGCTTCTCCCAATTCTCTCACCATGGAACCGGGGCGCCCAAACTGCGCGGGAAACCGCCGCCAGGGGCCAGAGGCTTCCGGCGGCTAAGATCGATGCAGGAAATTAGCCACCTTCAAGCGGCGCTACGCTGCCGCGGAACTCCGGAGACCAAATGTCTGAAGCAGTATCAACGCCCCGCAGTGTCCTCATCACGGGCGGAAACCGCGGGATCGGCCTGGCCATCGCAGAGTCCTTCCTTGCCAATGGAGACAAAGTTGCCGTGACGTACCGCAGTGAAACCGCCCTTCCCGCGGGCATTCTTGGCGTCAAGGCCGATGTGACGGACGAGGCTTCCCTTGACGCGGCGTTCAAGGAGGTCGAGGCTGCCCACGGTCCCGTTGAAGTCTTGGTTGCCAACGCGGGGATCACCAAGGACACACTTCTTTTGCGGATGAGCGAGGACGACTTCACTTCTGTCATCGACACCAACCTCACGGGTGCCTTCCGGGTCATTAAGCGGGCTTCGAAGGGCATGATCCGCATGCGCAAGGGGCGGGTTGTGCTCATCTCCTCCGTGTCGGGTCTCTACGGTGCCCCGGGACAGATCAATTACTCGGCGTCGAAGGCGGGCATGGTGGGCATCGCCCGTTCCCTGACCCGCGAACTCGGCAGCCGAGGCATCACAGCGAACGTCGTGGCCCCGGGTTTCATCAACACGGACATGACTGCAGAACTTCCGGAAGAGACCCAGAAAGCCTATTTGGCGAGTGTTCCGGCGGGGCGCTTTGCCGAAGCGTCCGAGGTCGCCAACGTGGTCCGTTGGATTGCCAGTGACGAAGCCGCGTACATCTCCGGTGCCGTGATCCCCGTGGACGGCGGCCTGGGCATGGGCCACTAGGGCCCGCTTTGCCGGCCAAGTCAGGGCTTGGACTACTAAACCTGCCCCGGGGTTCTTTGTGGGGATTCCACAGGCGTCATCAGGGATCCCGCTGGCATGATTGACTCGGGGCTAATAGAACTTGGATGTTTTGAACAAGTTGGACGTTTTGAATAAAGGAGCATGAATGGGACTGCTGGACAACAAGACGGCGATCGTCACCGGTTCTTCACGCGGTATCGGCGCTGAAGTAGCCAAAATCCTGGCTGGCGAGGGCGCCGCCGTCGTCGTCAACTACCGTCAAAAGGCCCCGCGGGCCAACAAGGTGGTAGGCGAGATCCAGGCGGCTGGCGGCCGGGCTGTCGCCGTGGGCGCGGACCTGACCACCCAGGAAGGTGTCCAGTCGCTGGCCAGCGCCGCCATGGAGGAATTCGGTTCGCTCAACGTCCTGGTACTCAACGCTTCGGGCGGCATGGAATCCGGCATGGAGGGGGACTACGCCCTCAAGTTGAACCGGGATGCCCAGATCAACATGCTCAACGCCGCAGTTCCGCTGATGCCCGAAGGTTCCCGCGTGGTCTTCGTCACGAGCCACCAGGCGCACTTCGTGGAGACCGTTCCCACGATGCCCGAGTACGAGCCGGTTGCCCGCAGCAAGCGCGCGGGCGAAGACGCACTGCGTGGACTGCTCCCGAACCTCGCCGAGAAGGGCATCTCCCTGGTGGTTGTTTCCGGGGACATGATCGAGGGCACCGTGACGGCAACGTTGCTCGACCGTTCCAACCCTGGCGCGATCGAGGCCCGCCGTGCCGAGGCCGGCAAGCTGTACTCCGTCGAGGAATTCGCCGCCGAGGTCGCCAAGATGGTTACTGCCGACGTCGAAAGCGGCCACACTGAATACGTTGGCGGCGCCGACTACTTCGGCAAAAGCGCCTGAAATTTTTTAGCGCATAAATTAGGGCGTAAAGAGCGGCCCGGGACTGGCTGAATCGCCCAGTCCCGGGCCGCTCTTGTGTTGCTTCTGTGGTGCATGAATTCCAGCTAGACGCCCGCGATATGGCGGACCGCGTCCAGGTACGGCATATTGATGGCGGCATCAGCCACCGCTCTCACGGCTGGCTTGGCGTTGAAGGCGACGCCGATGCCCGCTGCGCCGAGCATGTCAAGGTCATTGGCTCCGTCGCCCACGGCAATCGTGTGCTCCAGGTCGATCCCTTCGGCAGCGGCCCACTCGCGAAGGTACTTCTCCTTGGCGGCGCGATCGATCACGTCGCCAAGCACCTTGCCTGTCAGCACGCCGTCGACGATCTCGAGTTCATTGGCGATCCAGTAATCCAGCCCGAGTTTTTCCGCGATGGGCTGCAGGATCTGGTTGAAGCCCCCGGACACCACCGCCACCGCATGCCCGGCAGCCTTGAACGCGGCAACGAGTTCCGCCGCGCCTTCGCTGAGGCGCACCTCGGCCCGCACCGCGTCGACGACGGCGGCCGGTAGTCCTGCGAGCACCGCGACGCGGGCGTGAAGACTCTGCGCGAAATCCAGCTCGCCACGCATTGCTGCCTCCGTGACGGCCGTTACTTCCTCGCGCTTGCCGGCGTGCGCGGCAAGCAGTTCGATGACTTCCTGCTGGATCAGGGTGGAATCGACATCCATGATCAGGAACTTACGTGTTGCGTCGCGCAGGGCGTCGGCGACGATCGCAGTGTCCATGCCCGGAGCTGCGGCGTCGGCGACCAGGCGGCGAATGCCGGACAAATCGGCAGCAGTGGTCCCGTCAACGGCCAGGCCAAGGATGTAGACCCCGAAACGCTCGTCCCCGGAACGCGACTCAGACGTGAAGGAAGCCCCCGAACCGGCCAGCACCTTGCGCAAGTGGTCAAGCTCCGAAGGGGACAAATTCACGCCATAGCTGACCGCGGTCAAGTTCGAACTCATGGCTGCAATCTTAGCCAGCGTAGTAGCGCCGCCCGAATTCCTGTTTCATTCAAGGCGCCGCACAAACCGTGTGAGCGAAGTTTCGGTTATCTATCGCCCCTCTTTTTGTCCTAGTGTCTACTCCTATGAGTGATGTTCTTGAATTGGCTTCCGTCAGCGTTGTCCGAGGTAGCAAGATCCTGCTGGATAAGATCGACTGGCAAGTCAACGAAGGCGAACGCTGGGTCATCCTCGGCCCCAACGGTGCCGGCAAGACCACTCTTCTCCAGATCGCTGCCGCCCGGATGCATCCCACCAGCGGAAAAGCCGGAATCCTTGACGAGACGCTCGGCCGGGTCGATGTGTTTGAGCTCCGCCCGCGCATCGGCCTCTCCTCCGCGGCCTTGGCCACGCAGATCCCCGAACACGAAAACGTGCTGAACGTCGTGGTCACCGCCGCCTACGGTGTGACCGGCCGCTGGCGCGAGGGGTACGAGCGCGACGATGAGCGACGAGCCTTCGGCCTTCTCAACGAGTGGGGCATGGGGCCGCTGCTGAACCGTTCCTTCGCATCGCTTTCCGAGGGCGAGCGCAAGCGCGTACAAATCGCCCGTGCCCTCATGACCGATCCCGAACTGCTCCTGCTCGACGAGCCAGCCGCGGGCCTGGACCTGGGCGGACGCGAGGAGCTCGTCCACAAACTTGGCGAACTCGCCCGCGACGAGGACGCACCTGCCATGGTTCTCGTCACCCACCACTTGGAAGAAGTGCCGCCGGGCTTCACCCACGCCATGTTGCTGCGCGACGGCGGAGTGGTCGCCGCGGGACCCATCGAAGAGGTCTTGACGGCGGAACACCTCAGCGACACCTTCGGGCTGCCCTTGGACGTGAGCGAGAACTCCGGCCGCTACACGGCCACCGCCCGCCGCTAGGCCCGGGCACCAAGAAACTGTGGAGATCCTTAGCGGCATCCTGATCTTTTTCGCGGGCTTGTGGGCCGGAACCATCAATAGCGTGGTCGGCTCGGGCACGCTGGTTACGTTCCCGGTCCTCATCGCTTTGGGCTACGCACCCGTCACTGCGACCATCAGCAACGCCATGGGCCTCGTGGCGGGCAACGTCACCGGAGCCTGGGGCTACAGGCATGAGCTCCGGGGCAGGGGCCGCCAACTGCTTCGGCTCTTGCCCGCGTCCCTTCTCGGCGGCATCACGGGTGCCTGGCTGCTGCTGCACCTGCCGGAGAAGGTCTTCTACTACGCGGCTCCCATCCTGATTGTCCTCGCGCTGCTCATGGTCCTCTTCCAGCCCAAACTGCAACGGTGGGTCCAGGACCGGGCAGGCAACCCGGAACACGCCATCCACGACAAGCGGCACACCGTGATGCTCGTAGTACTGGTGTACCTCGCCGGGGTCTATGGCGGCTATTTCGTCGCTGCCCAAGGCATCCTGCTGGTCGGCATCCTGGGTGTTTTCATGACGGGCACCATCCAGAACGCCAACGCGATGAAGAACATTCTGGTGTTGGCCGTCAACGTCGTGGCAGCGTGCTCCTACCTCTTGTTCGCCTTCGGCCGGATCGAGTGGCCAGTCGTGGCAATCATCGCGGCCAGCTCATTGATCGGTGGGCTCATCGGCTCCAAAGTGGGGCGGCGCCTGAAGCCCCTCGCGCTACGCATCGTGATCTTCGCCCTCGGCATCGTGGCCCTCGGCTTCATGATCGCCAACCTGCTGAAATAGGAATCCGGTGACCTTCCACTACCTTGAAACCGCTGACGACCCGCGGGTTGCCGACTACACCCAACTCACGGATGTCCACCTTCGCAAGCTTCGCGAGCCGGAGGAAGGTATGTACATTGCCGAATCGTCCCGAGTCCTGCGGCGGGCCCTCGCAGCCGGGCACAAGCCCCGTTCCTTCTTCCTTGCGGAGAAGTGGTTGGAAGACCTCGACGACGTCTTCCAGCAGTTCCCTGACGTGCCGGTCTACATCGGCAAGGCTTCCCTGCTCGAGGAAATCACGGGATTCCATCTACACCGCGGTGCCATGGCCGCCATGCATCGACCTGTACCGGTGCCTCTCGAGGAGCTCCTCGCCGGGGCACACCGCGTGGCTGTCTTGGAGGACGTCGTCGACCACACGAACGTCGGTGCCATCTTCCGTTCCGCGGCTGCGCTTGGCGTGGACGCCGTGTTGGTCTCGCCGCGCTGCGGGGATCCCCTGTATCGCCGCAGCGTCCGGGTGAGCATGGGCACCGTTTTCCAGGTTCCATGGGCTCGGCTTGAGTCCTGGCCGGATGACCTCGAACGGCTCAAAGATCAGGGCTTCACCGTGGCCGCCATGGAGCTGACCGACGACGCCGTGGACCTCGACGTCCTTGCCGCAAGTAACCCCGGCAAACTCGCCCTCGTGCTCGGCACCGAAGGCGCGGGCATGAGCCCGGAGACGCTCGCCGTCGTCGACCTCGCAGTGAAGATTCCCATGCGCGCCGGCGTCGATTCGCTCAATGTCGCGGCCGCGTCCGCGGTGGCCTTCTGGGAACTGCGCCCGCGCAACTGAAGAGGCTGGTTCAAGCAAGGGTGCAGTTTCCGCTATGATTGATTGTTGGCCCGGCACTGGGTATCTGTTATCAGTGTGCGGACCGAATCCATTCATACCTGGCAACTGGCAAAATCCAGCTGCGTGAACAAAAGGTCCCATTATGAAGTCTGATATCCACCCGAAGTACGAAGCTGTTGTTTTCAACGACTTGGCTTCCGGCGTCAAGTTCCTGACCAAGTCCACCGTGTCTTCCAAGAAGACCATCGAGTGGGAAGACGGAAACACCTACCCGGTTATCGACGTCGAAATCTCCTCGGAGTCCCACCCGTTCTACACGGGCAAGCAGCGCATCATGGACTCTGCAGGCCGCGTCGAGCGCTTCAACGCTCGCTTCAAGGGCTTCGGCGGCAAGAAGTAATCAACTTCACCTCCAAGCTTCTGTGAAAGCCCGCACCCGTCGTATCTTCGGCGGCTGCGGGCTTTTGCGTTTTCCGGCAGGATGGAAACCATGACTTCCACCATGCCATTCCAACATGACGGCCCCCTGCTCCATGGCGAATACAAGGTCCCCGGCGGAAAACTTGTGGTTGTTGACCTCGACGTCTTGGACGGGCGGTTCGCGAACGTTTCGCTCAGCGGCGACTTCTTCCTGGAGCCGGACGAGGCCCTGCTGGAGATCAACCGGGCGCTCACGGGCCTTCCGGAAAGTTCGACGCCGGCAGAGATCTCCGCTGCCGTTACCGAGGCATTGCCTGCCGACACAGTCCTGTTCGGCTTTTCCGCCGACGCGGTCGCCGTTGCTGTCCGCAGGGCGCTGTCCAAGGCCAGCGGGTGGGCGGACCACCAGTGGGAGGTCATCCCGCCGTCGGTCCTTCCCACGCACCTCAACGTCGCGTTGGACGAGGTCCTCACAGCTCAGGTCGGGGCCGGGCTCCGCAACCCCACCTTGCGCTTCTGGGACTGGGAGGAGCCCTCAGTGGTGATCGGCAGCTTCCAGTCCTTCCGCAACGAGGTGGATCCCGACGGCGTCGCGCGCCACAGCATCACGGTGGTCCGCCGCATCAGCGGCGGGGGAGCGATGTTCATGGAAGCGGGCAACTGCATCACCTATTCGCTGTATGTGCCACAGAGCCTGGTCGATGGCATCAGCTTTGCCGATTCCTATGCCTTCCTGGACGTGTGGGTCATGGCAGCACTGGAACAGCTGGGCATCACTGCGTTCTACGTCCCCCTCAATGACATCGCCACCGAACAGGGCAAGATCGGCGGTGCCGCGCAGAAACGACTCGCGAATGGCGGGATGCTGCACCACGTCACCATGAGCTACGACATCGATGCCGACAAGATGGTCGACGTGTTGCGCATCGGCAAGGAGAAACTTTCCGACAAAGGCACCCGCAGTGCCAAGAAGCGCGTGGATCCACTGCGACGGCAAACCGGTCTCGCGCGGACGGAGATCATCAAAGCCATGCAGGAAGTTTTCACCGAGCGGTACGGCGCCATGGAGTCCCGCATCACCGATGCCGAATTGGCAACAGCCCGGGAGCGGGTGCAGTCAAAATTCGGTACCGCGGAATGGCTACACCGGGTTCCCTAGGACTCGTCCCGTGGCTTGTGCCGTCAACGCGCGGAACATATGGCTCCGCTGTTCAATGATGATGCGCCGGAGCGCGCGCGGGGCGGCCGGGTGAGTGGCAAGCCAATCGTCCGTACGCCGAAGCACCGGATGGTCCGCCGGAGCCATTCCCCCGGAGAGGTCCTGGGCCGAGGGGAACAGTCCGCGCACAATCCGGCTCGCGATCTCGATGCTCCGGGACTGCCAGACACTTTCCAGACAATCGAAATATTGCTCGGTAAAACCGTCCAACAGGCCTGACGGGGCAAGGGAGAAGCCGGCGATCGTCGCGCTCAGGATCTCGTTCGAGAGCGTGGTGTTGTTGATTGCGGCATCCCATGCGGCTGCTTTGACTGCCGCCTCGGGACGGGCGGCAGCGGCCAGCGCATGGCCTTCGCGTCCGGCAGCGGTGTGGTCCCGGGAAAGTTCGGCATCCAGTTCCGCGAGCCCCGCCGCCCCATTGGCTGCCAGCGCTTGCCACAGGCTCCACCGAAGATCCGCGTCCACCGTCAGTCCATCCACTGTGATGCTTCCCGAGAGGATACCGCGGAGGAACTCAACGTAGGCACTATCATGGCGCGACAACTCGGCGAGGGTCCTCGCCCAAGCAAGTTGCTGGTCTGAACCCGGCCCGGAGGTGCGCAGCTGCATCGCGCTGCTCGCCATCAGTCTCTCCCGGACCTCGTCACGCTGCGGAGCCGGGATGTAACGCTCGACGGCGGTCACTGCGTTCCCCAAAACGTTCAGCAGCACGCCGATCCCTGATTCGGCAGGGGCGAAGCGTTCGACGGCGGCGACGTACAGCGCCGCCGGGGTAACGGCGTCGCGCGCTGAATCCCACAGGGCTGTCCAGCACAACGCCCGGGCCATGGGGTCGCTGAGGCGGTCCAAGGAGGAACGGACCGTTGCCTCGGACCCCTCATCCAGCCGGACCTTGGCGTAGCTGAGGTCGTCGTCGTTGACGAGGAGCAGGGCCGGGCGCGGTTTACCTGCCAGTGCGTCCACTCTGGTCTCGGCCCCTTCAACGTCGATCTCGACGCTCTCGGTGCGGAGCAAGCTGCCGCCGTCGTCAAAATTGTAGAGACCGATCCTGAGCCTATGCGGGCGGTGTTCCTGCCTGCCTGTGGCCGGGTCTACGGAAGCCTGGCGCAGGGTAACGGACTCCATGGCATCGCCGCTCCCGGAGATCTCCGCCGCAATGGTGGAGATCCCCGAGGTCTGCAGCCACTGCCGGGCCCACGTTCCAAGGTCCCGGCCCGATGCGGTGCGCAAGGCTTCGAGGAGGTCGGCCAGCGAGGTGTTGCCGTATTCATGATCCCGGAAGTACCGTCGCGAGCCGGCAATGAACGCCTCGAACCCGACGTAGGCCACCAATTGCTTGAGGACGGATGCGCCCTTGGCATAGGTAATGCCGTCGAAGTTCTGCTTGGCAGCTTCCAGATCGGGGATATCCGCAACGATGGGGTGCGTCGTGGGCAACTGGTCCTGCACATAGGCCCAGGACTTGCGTTTGTTCGCGAAATTCACCCAGGCGCTGTCCCAGTCCGTGGCTTTGTCCACGCCTAGGGTGCCCATGTAGTCGGCGAAGGATTCCTTGAGCCAGAGATCATCCCACCAGGTCATCGTCACGAGGTCACCGAACCACATGTGGGCCATCTCGTGCATGAGGGTATTGGCGCGGGCCTGGTATTGCGCATCCGTGGCCCGGGACGTGAAGACGTACTTCTCGGTGAAAGTGACCAGTCCGGGATTTTCCATGGCACCAAGGTTGTATTCGGGCACGAACGCCTGATCGTACTTGCCCCAGGGATAGGGATAGTCGAAGAGCTCGTTGAAGAAGTCCAAGCCCTTCTTCGTCAAGCGGAAAAGTTCGGCCGCGTCGAAGGACTCATGCATCGACGCGCGGCAGAAAAGCGCCAGCGGAACCTCGAGGCTGGTCCCGTCGTCGAGCGTCTTGCTCCAGTGATCCGTGGCGCGAAAATAGGGGCCGGCCAGGACGGTGGTGATGTAGGTGGACATCCGCTTGGTGGTGGCGAAGTCCCAGCGGCTCGTGGCAGGATCGGTGGTCAGTTGCGTTCGGGCGGCTTCGGCGCCGTTCGAAGCCACCTGCCACCCGGATGGCGCCATGACATGGAAGGTGAATTCGGCCTTCAGGTCCGGTTGCTCGAAATTCGCGAAGACGCGGCGGGCATCCGCCGGTTCATATTGTGTGTAGAGGTAGCACTGTCCGTCGGCCGGATCGACGAAGCGGTGCAGTCCCTCCCCGGACCGGCTGTAAAGGGCCGTACCGGTGACGGTGACTTGGTTTTCGGGCTGAAGGTTTTCGAGGCGGATCCTGTCGCCGTCCACCACCGCAGCGACGTCAAGTCCCTTCCCGTTGAGGAAGACGCTGTGCACTCCGCCGTGGATGAAGTCCAAGAACGTGGACGCGCCGGGCTCGGCGGAGAAGTTGATGACGCTGCGGCTTGTGTACCCGGGCACCTCGGGGTCCGCTGCTTCGCGGACGTCGAGTGAGACATCGTAGCTGTGGGTGCTGATCAGGGCTGAACGGGTGGCGGCCTCAGCGCGCGCCAGATTGTGATTCGACACTCCACTATCTAATCATGAGCCCTGCGGCGCCCAGGCCCAGCAACGCGATGAGGAGCCAGGAGCCCAGGGCAACCAGCACTGCGCGGCCCCCGGTGTGCAACAACGTGCGGATGCGGACCGCCGAACCCAGCCCGAACAAGGCGGAGGCGAGCAGTATGTCCTGGATTCCTCCCGCGGCCTCCAGGACGCCCGGGCTGAGCCAACCCAGTGAACGGGCAGCTACCATGGCGATGAATCCAAGGACGAAAAGGGGAACGATCGGTGGGAACTTGCCGTCGTCGTCGTTCGCCTCGATGCCGTTGCGCGACTTCCGCCGCATCGACCATCGTTGCGTGAGGCCAGCTACGGCAACGATGGGGGCCAAGAGGATCACGCGCGTCAGTTTCACGACGACGGCGAGTGCCAAGGCCGCCGGACCGGCAGTCTGTGCGGTGGCAACCACTTGACCCACGTCGTGGACTGAGGCGCCGGTCCATGCGCCGAACCGTTCCGGGGTCAGCCCCAAGGGGTACATGAGCAATGGCAGGACGCCGATGGCGAGCGTGCCGCACAGGGTGACCAAGGCAACGGGCAAAACCGTGTCCTGGTGTTTGATGCGACGCACCGCAGCCATGGCTCCAATCGCTGATGCTCCGCAGATGGAAAAGCCGGTGGCGATCAGCAAGGCACCATCGCGCGGAAGCTTTACCAAGCGGGCGAGCCCATACGTGCCGGCGAAACTGAGGAGTACGACGGCGGCAATCAGCGCGAGCGCGAACCAGCCAAGGTCAAGGACGTCCACAACACTGACCTTCAAGCCCAACAGGACGATCCCTGCCCGCATGTGGTGCTTGCCGGCGAAGTCCAGGCCCGGGCGGGCGCGCCCGGCGGCCCATGCCGCCGTGCCCGGTATATTTGCAGCTAGCAAACCCAGCGCTACAGCCGCCGTCATGGCAGGGATGGGGGAAACCAGGGTGTGGACAATGAAGGCAAGCCCGGTGGCTGCCACTGACATGACAATCCCTGCTCCCACTCGGGAGACGGGTGCCGGAAAACGCTTGGGGTGCATTCGTCAACCTTGAAGCATGCACGAGGTGAAACGCGAACCGGGATCGAACCTGGAGTCGCAAAATGCAGGACGCGAAATGCGTTCGTAATCGAAAAGGTGATTGTCTGAATCCCATGTCAGAGCTATTCCGGGATTACTCCGAGGCCGCCGCCCGTTCCGGCGCCTACGACGAAATGTTCACCCCGGGCGCGATTGCCCGAAAATCCTACGGCCAGGTAGACGGCGCGCTTCGTGAGCTTTCGCTTGCCGATGTGAGTGCTCGGGCCGAGTCGATGGCGCGGACCTTCCTGGACCGCGGCGTGACCTTCGATTATGCGGGGGAGGAGCGACCCTTCCCTTTGGATATCGTGCCGCGGGTGATTCCGGCTGATGAGTGGGATGTTCTGGAGCGTGGGGTAGCGCAGCGTGTGCGCGCGCTTGAAGCATTCCTGGACGATGTCTACGGGCGGATGGC is part of the Arthrobacter methylotrophus genome and harbors:
- a CDS encoding YbaK/EbsC family protein, with the translated sequence MPKATKMVPTPVLKVKLALTAAGAQDTVCTFDDEVPTAVAAASLLGCDLAAIANSLVFELDGAPLLILASGAAKVDTSLVAATLGTARIRRASPGFVLEHTGQAVGGVAPVGHPRPIRTILDVTLQAHPILWAGAGDHTSMFSISYSELQRITAAQPLRVR
- a CDS encoding SURF1 family protein, encoding MYRFLFSSKWLGYFVLAVIFAAGCVFLGRWQMDRRAETLAEINRVVTNYSATPIPFSAAKAEFQSLNPEREWTQVELHGRYDTSGQRVVRNRPLNGQPGYEVVVPFRLSSGEAVVVDRGWLPIGNNTPGHPDSIPAPPAGEVTVVARLKASEPDLGRGAVDGQLASIDLPSFATELGYPILTGAYGQLATESPAVQSMPAPFPKPATDEGTHLSYSLQWFAFGVLMFVGFAYAARQQARNAQIDAEDEDEEISALPRRTAPAPRKSKRPTAEEEEDAILDAQGY
- a CDS encoding DUF3099 domain-containing protein, which codes for MTKDNSPLQQAPGDPDAVSGDPVVHSITDAAAAHSDDMRERMIKYAVAMGIRLVCLILIFVVDGWFKIIAVAGAVFLPWIAVVIANGSDKAEVHSDALLDYVPAVELEASPSGEAEGPTASATVLEGELIDDDAPRQDGSGTEADDIQGSDAVNSPHSGEEQAAS
- a CDS encoding beta-ketoacyl-ACP reductase, with amino-acid sequence MSEAVSTPRSVLITGGNRGIGLAIAESFLANGDKVAVTYRSETALPAGILGVKADVTDEASLDAAFKEVEAAHGPVEVLVANAGITKDTLLLRMSEDDFTSVIDTNLTGAFRVIKRASKGMIRMRKGRVVLISSVSGLYGAPGQINYSASKAGMVGIARSLTRELGSRGITANVVAPGFINTDMTAELPEETQKAYLASVPAGRFAEASEVANVVRWIASDEAAYISGAVIPVDGGLGMGH
- a CDS encoding SDR family oxidoreductase, which encodes MGLLDNKTAIVTGSSRGIGAEVAKILAGEGAAVVVNYRQKAPRANKVVGEIQAAGGRAVAVGADLTTQEGVQSLASAAMEEFGSLNVLVLNASGGMESGMEGDYALKLNRDAQINMLNAAVPLMPEGSRVVFVTSHQAHFVETVPTMPEYEPVARSKRAGEDALRGLLPNLAEKGISLVVVSGDMIEGTVTATLLDRSNPGAIEARRAEAGKLYSVEEFAAEVAKMVTADVESGHTEYVGGADYFGKSA
- the serB gene encoding phosphoserine phosphatase SerB is translated as MSSNLTAVSYGVNLSPSELDHLRKVLAGSGASFTSESRSGDERFGVYILGLAVDGTTAADLSGIRRLVADAAAPGMDTAIVADALRDATRKFLIMDVDSTLIQQEVIELLAAHAGKREEVTAVTEAAMRGELDFAQSLHARVAVLAGLPAAVVDAVRAEVRLSEGAAELVAAFKAAGHAVAVVSGGFNQILQPIAEKLGLDYWIANELEIVDGVLTGKVLGDVIDRAAKEKYLREWAAAEGIDLEHTIAVGDGANDLDMLGAAGIGVAFNAKPAVRAVADAAINMPYLDAVRHIAGV
- a CDS encoding ABC transporter ATP-binding protein — translated: MSDVLELASVSVVRGSKILLDKIDWQVNEGERWVILGPNGAGKTTLLQIAAARMHPTSGKAGILDETLGRVDVFELRPRIGLSSAALATQIPEHENVLNVVVTAAYGVTGRWREGYERDDERRAFGLLNEWGMGPLLNRSFASLSEGERKRVQIARALMTDPELLLLDEPAAGLDLGGREELVHKLGELARDEDAPAMVLVTHHLEEVPPGFTHAMLLRDGGVVAAGPIEEVLTAEHLSDTFGLPLDVSENSGRYTATARR
- a CDS encoding sulfite exporter TauE/SafE family protein, which codes for MEILSGILIFFAGLWAGTINSVVGSGTLVTFPVLIALGYAPVTATISNAMGLVAGNVTGAWGYRHELRGRGRQLLRLLPASLLGGITGAWLLLHLPEKVFYYAAPILIVLALLMVLFQPKLQRWVQDRAGNPEHAIHDKRHTVMLVVLVYLAGVYGGYFVAAQGILLVGILGVFMTGTIQNANAMKNILVLAVNVVAACSYLLFAFGRIEWPVVAIIAASSLIGGLIGSKVGRRLKPLALRIVIFALGIVALGFMIANLLK
- a CDS encoding RNA methyltransferase, with product MTFHYLETADDPRVADYTQLTDVHLRKLREPEEGMYIAESSRVLRRALAAGHKPRSFFLAEKWLEDLDDVFQQFPDVPVYIGKASLLEEITGFHLHRGAMAAMHRPVPVPLEELLAGAHRVAVLEDVVDHTNVGAIFRSAAALGVDAVLVSPRCGDPLYRRSVRVSMGTVFQVPWARLESWPDDLERLKDQGFTVAAMELTDDAVDLDVLAASNPGKLALVLGTEGAGMSPETLAVVDLAVKIPMRAGVDSLNVAAASAVAFWELRPRN
- a CDS encoding type B 50S ribosomal protein L31 produces the protein MKSDIHPKYEAVVFNDLASGVKFLTKSTVSSKKTIEWEDGNTYPVIDVEISSESHPFYTGKQRIMDSAGRVERFNARFKGFGGKK